The Quercus robur chromosome 7, dhQueRobu3.1, whole genome shotgun sequence genome has a segment encoding these proteins:
- the LOC126692426 gene encoding receptor-like protein 7 isoform X1, with translation MRISLFSWLFFIPSCSIFLSFCIFVVSDHCLEDQKSLLLQFKNSLNFTTTLSTKLVHWNEASDCCSWEGVTCSKGRVIGLNLTKESIYGELVNSSTLFSLQHLQDLSLAYNNFSNSRIPAGFGNLMNLSFLNMSNAGFSGQIPIEISNLKRLVTLDLSTSSLLSFSMLKLENPNLAKLVQNLSEIKELYLDGVNISAPGNEWCQALSSSLPNLSVLSMSNCSLSGPLHSSFQKLQSLSVILLHNNNFSATPVPEFFANFRNLTSLRLSSCGLNGQFPEKIFQVPTLQTLDLSDNKQLSGTVQGFHSNGSLRSLVLSRTNFSGTLPDSIGNLKMLSRIDLSNCSFLGSIPSSMANLVQLFYLDMSSNSFTGPIPSLNMAKKLTQINISHNNLTGQINSTHWKDLTKVVNLDLRFNSLNGSIPVSLFSHPSLRNLQLSNNQFSGLLNESSNSSSSVLHTLDLSSNKLKGPIPMSVFELQGLKFLSLSSNNFDGSMQLNEIKQLTNLSNLDLSYNNLSIEYNGTNSSSSSFPQMATLKLVSCKLKTFPDFLKNQSKLTILDLSNNHIKQGVPNWIWKLSNLHYLNLSYNYLVMTLEGPLLSLSSLSVLDLHSNQLEGKLSDLPPVATYLDFSMNNFKSAIPASIGKSLNFTYFFSVSSNKFHGDIPQSLCNATNLQVLNLSNNTLNGTIPPCLIEMSKTLGVLDVRRNKLSGNISDTFPYHCGLQTLNLNGNRLEGVVPRSLVNCTNLEVFDIGNNEISDVFPCHLRSISKLRVLILRSNKFYGPINSCRRSRSKFFWPILQIVDLASNEFTGKLPRKFFSTWKAMLDEEDKVQSMLNYLQFSSHNGQFYYQDRITVTSKGLDIELVKILTIFTAIDISANKLEGPIPETIGELKSLYVLNLSNNALTGKIPLSLGTLSRLESLDLSSNNITGEIPMQLVGLTFLAALNLSFNQLVGPIPQGKQFGTFSNYSYMHNKELCGFPLTTHCTSDEAPPPSATPKSKGTSSTTLIGFDWQFILTGLGFGVGAAVVVAPLTFWEKGRKWHDDCINKILLVIFPMLGLSYRGCYNTKVEEDEDIGDENTKDCEDNGDEDEMEGEAFRGRYCVFCSKLDISRKRVIHGPQCTCHNSPPISASSSTFFIVTSS, from the coding sequence ATGAGAATTTCACTCTTTTCATGGCTTTTCTTCATACCCAGTTGCTCAATATTTCTCAGTTTCTGTATCTTTGTGGTGTCTGACCATTGTCTTGAGGATCAGAAATCCCTGTTGCTCCAATTCAAGAACAGCCTCAACTTCACTACTACTTTGTCCACTAAACTGGTGCACTGGAATGAAGCAAGTGATTGCTGTTCTTGGGAAGGTGTAACCTGCAGCAAAGGACGCGTTATTGGTCTCAATCTGACCAAGGAATCAATCTATGGTGAACTTGTCAATTCAAGTACCCTTTTCAGTCTTCAGCATCTCCAGGACCTGAGTTTGGCTTATAACAACTTCAGCAATTCTCGGATTCCTGCAGGGTTTGGCAATCTGATGAATTTGAGCTTTTTAAACATGTCAAATGCTGGCTTCTCGGGGCAGATTCCCATTGAGATTTCGAACTTGAAAAGGTTGGTTACCCTTGATTTGTCTACATCTTCTTTGTTGAGTTTTTCCATGCTGAAACTTGAGAACCCAAATTTAGCTAAGCTAGTTCAGAACCTTTCGGAGATTAAGGAACTTTATCTTGACGGTGTAAATATATCAGCGCCAGGGAATGAGTGGTGTCAGGCGTTATCATCTTCACTACCAAATCTAAGTGTGTTGAGCATGTCAAATTGTTCTCTTTCAGGACCTCTTCATTCTTCCTTTCAGAAGCTTCAGTCTCTCTCAGTTATTCTTCTCCATAATAACAATTTTTCTGCTACTCCAGTTCCAGAATTTTTTGCTAATTTCAGAAATTTGACGTCCTTGCGTCTTAGTTCTTGTGGATTGAATGGACAATTTCCAGAAAAGATTTTCCAGGTTCCAACACTGCAGACGCTTGACTTATCAGATAATAAACAACTGAGTGGTACTGTGCAAGGATTTCATTCCAATGGTTCTCTCAGGTCACTGGTGCTTAGCAGGACAAATTTTTCAGGGACACTGCCAGATTCTATTGGTAACCTTAAAATGTTGTCCAGAATAGATCTTTCAAATTGTAGTTTCCTTGGATCAATCCCGAGCTCTATGGCAAATCTTGTTCAGTTGTTTTATTTGGACATGTCATCAAACAGCTTCACAGGACCAATTCCATCACTCAACATGGCCAAGAAGTTGACTCAGATAAACATTTCTCATAATAATTTAACAGGTCAGATTAATTCCACTCATTGGAAAGATCTTACGAAAGTTGTTAATCTTGACTTGCGTTTCAATTCACTTAATGGTAGTATTCCAGTCTCTCTGTTTTCCCATCCATCATTGCGGAATCTACAGCTTTCCAACAACCAATTTTCTGGTCTACTCAATGAATCTTCCAACAGTTCTTCTTCAGTACTGCATACACTTGATTTGAGTAGCAACAAATTGAAAGGGCCAATACCAATGTCTGTCTTTGAACTTCAAGGTCTTAAGTTTCTCTCACTTTCTTCAAACAACTTTGATGGCTCCATGCAACTTAATGAGATTAAGCAGTTGACAAACCTTTCCAATCTTGATCTTTCGTACAACAACTTGTCGATTGAATATAATGGAACTAATTCTTCATCATCCTCCTTTCCCCAAATGGCCACATTAAAATTGGTTTCTTGCAAATTGAAGACTTTTCCAGATTTCTTGAAAAACCAATCCAAATTAACCATTCTAGACCTTTCAAATAACCACATTAAGCAAGGAGTTCCCAACTGGATTTGGAAACTTAGTAATCTTCATTACTTAAATCTCTCTTATAACTACCTGGTGATGACCTTAGAAGGACCTTTGCTCAGTCTTTCTAGTTTGAGTGTCCTAGACCTTCACTCCAACCAGCTTGAGGGGAAACTCTCAGATCTCCCACCAGTTGCCACATACTTGGATTTCTCAATGAACAACTTCAAATCTGCCATACCAGCTAGCATTGGTAAATCCCTTAATTTTACTTATTTCTTCTCAGTTTCAAGCAATAAGTTCCACGGGGATATCCCTCAATCATTATGCAATGCTACAAATCTTCAAGTTCTTAATTTGTCTAATAATACCCTGAATGGAACGATTCCCCCATGCTTAATTGAGATGAGTAAGACTCTTGGGGTGTTGGATGTGAGGAGAAACAAACTAAGTGGCAATATATCTGAtacatttccataccattgtgGTTTGCAAACACTAAATCTCAATGGAAACCGACTTGAAGGAGTGGTACCAAGGTCTCTGGTCAATTGCACAAATTTGGAGGTCTTTGACATTGGGAACAATGAGATCAGCGATGTCTTCCCATGTCATTTGAGAAGCATATCCAAGTTGCGTGTCCTTATCTTGCGATCTAACAAATTTTATGGGCCTATTAATAGTTGTAGAAGATCAAGATCAAAGTTCTTCTGGCCAATTCTTCAAATTGTAGACCTAGCTTCAAACGAATTTACTGGTAAGCTTCCAAGAAAATTCTTTTCTACTTGGAAGGCAATGCTGGATGAAGAAGACAAGGTCCAGTCAATGCTCAATTACCTCCAATTTAGTTCCCATAATGGTCAGTTTTATTATCAAGATAGGATAACAGTTACCAGTAAAGGTCTAGACATTGAGCTGGTGAAAATTCTAACTATTTTCACCGCGATTGACATTTCTGCCAACAAGCTTGAAGGGCCAATACCAGAAACTATTGGAGAACTCAAATCACTATATGTTCTCAACTTGTCAAATAATGCTCTTACGGGAAAAATCCCACTATCTTTAGGAACTTTGTCTCGGCTGGAATCATTAGACTTGTCAAGCAACAATATCACAGGGGAGATCCCTATGCAACTTGTAGGTCTTACTTTCCTGGCAGCCCTAAACCTTTCATTCAATCAATTGGTGGGGCCAATTCCACAAGGCAAGCAATTTGGTACGTTTTCAAATTATTCCTATATGCATAACAAGGAGTTATGTGGGTTCCCTTTGACGACACACTGCACAAGTGATGaagctccaccaccttcagCAACACCAAAATCTAAAGGCACAAGTTCAACTACTTTGATTGGATTTGATTGGCAGTTCATACTGACCGGATTGGGTTTTGGGGTTGGAGCAGCAGTTGTTGTTGCTCCCTTAACATTTtgggaaaaaggaagaaaatggcATGACGATTGCATTAATAAGATTCTACTGGTGATTTTTCCAATGTTGGGATTGTCTTACAGAGGCTGCTATAATACAAAGGTTGAGGAAGATGAAGATATTGGAGATGAGAACACAAAAGATTGTGAAGACAATGGTGATGAAGATGAGATGGAAGGTGAAGCATTTCGTGGGCGATACTGTGTTTTTTGTTCTAAACTCGACATCAGTAGAAAGAGGGTCATCCATGGCCCTCAATGTACATGCCATAACTCACCCCCTATTTCTGCTTCTTCCTCTACATTCTTCATAGTCACATCATCTTAG
- the LOC126692429 gene encoding receptor-like protein 7 produces the protein MKISLFSWLFFVPICSIFLNLGIFVVSQNCLSDQRDLLLRFKNNLQFNHALSTKLVHWNASSNCCSWEGVTCSNGINEGRVIGLNLTKESIYGELVNSSPLFSLQHLQNLSLAFNNFSKSTIPAGFGNLTNLSYLNLSNAGFEGQIPLEISNLKRLVTLDLSISSLWSVSMLKIENPDLAKIVTNFGELKELYLDGVNISASGNNWCEALSSSLGNLTVLSMSNCYLSGPFNSSLSNLHSLSIIRLNFNPFNAPVPEFFANFTNLTSLSLSSCGLYGTFPEKVFRVLTLQTLDLSNNGLLQGSFPEFLPNASIRSLLLSTTNFSLALPDSIGNLTMLSRLDLSTCNFSGSIPKSIANLIQLVYLDMSFNEFNGLIPSFSMAKNLTQINLSHNNLEGSINSTRWEELIKLVNLDLGYNSIGGSIPMSLFSHPSLQKLQLSNNNFSGGLQEFNVSSYPLNTLDLSSNNLEGPLPASVINLQGIKSLLFSYNKFNGSFQLDGIQQLRNLSNLDLSYNKLSINYNGTTSSLLFPHFTTFKLASCNLRKFPDFLRNQSKLNTLDLSKNQIHGEIPNWIWKFNNLTFLNLSHNRLVTLQEPLPNLPSLLSVIDLHSNQLQGKLPDLPPVVQYLDFSMNNFSSVIPTSIGISLNSTIFLSLSSNKFHGDIPQSLCNGAYLRVLDLSNNSLSGTIPQCLYAMGESLGVLNLRRNNLSGPISDKFPGNCGLQTLSLNGNLLDGMLPKSLANCANLEVLDIGNNRIEDGFPCYLRNISRLRVLVLRSNSFNGSIGCNGPNATWPMLQILDLASNNFTGQFPRKSFSTWKAMRANEDEVHSVLNRLQFEVLQLGQIYYQDMITVTSKGLAIELVKILTVFTSIDISANKLDGSIPEDIGELKSLYIFNLSHNALTGNIPPSLGYLSELESLDLSSNKLKGEIPTQLTRLTFLAVLNLSSNQLVGKIPQGNQFNTFSKDSYEQNEELCGNPLPTKCTSDKSPPPSATKKSRRKITTTLVGFDWQFILTGLGFGVGAAVVVAPITFWEKGRKWHDDSIDKILLVILPMMGLSYTGCYNAKVEAEENTEDSEDDDDDNEMEDEEIWGRYCVICSKLDISRKRVIHDPLCACHNSPRISSFSSTYSSSS, from the coding sequence ATGAAAATTTCACTCTTTTCATGGCTTTTCTTCGTACCCATATGCTCAATTTTCCTCAACCTCGGTATCTTTGTGGTGTCTCAAAACTGTCTTAGTGATCAGCGAGACTTGTTGCTAAGATTCAAGAACAACCTCCAATTCAACCATGCTTTGTCCACAAAACTGGTGCACTGGAATGCGAGCTCAAACTGCTGTTCTTGGGAAGGTGTAACTTGCAGCAATGGAATCAACGAGGGACGCGTTATTGGTCTCAATCTGACCAAGGAATCAATCTATGGTGAACTTGTCAATTCAAGTCCCCTTTTCAGTCTTCAGCATCTCCAGAACCTGAGTTTGGCTTTTAACAACTTCAGCAAGTCTACGATTCCAGCGGGGTTTGGCAATCTGACGAATTTGAGTTATTTAAACCTATCAAATGCTGGCTTTGAGGGACAGATTCCCTTAGAGATTTCGAACTTGAAAAGGTTGGTTACCCTTGATTTGTCTATCTCTTCTTTGTGGAGTGTTTCTATGCTGAAAATTGAGAACCCAGATTTAGCTAAGATAGTTACGAATTTTGGGGAGCTAAAGGAACTTTATCTTGATGGTGTAAATATATCAGCGTCAGGGAATAATTGGTGTGAGGCCTTATCATCTTCACTGGGGAATCTTACGGTGTTGAGCATGTCAAATTGTTATCTTTCAGGGCCTTTTAATTCCTCCTTATCGAATCTTCATTCCCTCTCAATTATTCGTCTCAATTTTAATCCCTTTAATGCTCCAGTTCCAGAATTTTTCGCAAATTTCACAAATTTGACTTCCTTGAGTCTCAGTTCTTGTGGATTGTATGGAACATTTCCAGAAAAAGTCTTCCGGGTTCTAACACTGCAGACACTTGACTTGTCAAATAATGGACTACTTCAAGGTTCTTTCCCAGAATTTCTTCCAAATGCTTCTATTCGGTCATTGCTGCTTAGTACCACAAACTTTTCATTGGCACTGCCAGATTCTATTGGTAACCTTACAATGTTGTCCAGATTAGATTTATCAACTTGCAATTTCAGTGGATCAATTCCTAAGTCAATTGCAAACCTTATTCAGTTGGTTTATTTGGATATGTCGTTCAATGAATTCAACGGACTGATTCCATCATTCAGCATGGCCAAGAATCTGACACAGATAAACCTTTCTCATAATAATCTGGAAGGTAGTATCAATTCCACTCGGTGGGAAGAGCTTATAAAACTGGTGAATCTTGACTTGGGTTACAATTCAATTGGAGGGAGTATTCCAATGTCCCTGTTTTCCCATCCATCACTGCAGAAACTACAactttcaaacaacaatttttctgGTGGACTCCAGGAATTTAATGTTTCTTCTTACCCATTGAACACCCTTGATTTGAGTAGCAACAACTTGGAAGGGCCCTTACCTGCGTCTGTCATCAACCTCCAAGGTATTAAATCCCTCTTATTTTCTTACAACAAATTTAATGGTTCCTTCCAGCTTGATGGGATTCAGCAACTACGGAATCTATCAAATCTTGATCTTTCTTACAACAAGTTGTCAATCAATTATAATGGTACCACTTCTTCCTTGCTCTTTCCCCATTTTACCACATTTAAGTTGGCTTCTTGCAACCTTCGCAAATTCCCTGATTTCTTGAGAAATCAATCCAAATTAAACACCCTAGACCTTTCAAAAAACCAGATTCATGGAGAGATACctaattggatttggaaatttAATAATCTTACGTTCCTAAATCTCTCTCATAACCGCCTTGTGACTCTACAGGAGCCTTTACCGAATCTTCCTTCTCTATTAAGTGTCATAGACCTTCACTCCAACCAACTCCAGGGGAAACTCCCAGATCTCCCACCAGTTGTTCAATATCTGGACTTCTCAATGAATAATTTCAGCTCTGTAATACCAACTAGCATTGGTATCTCCCTTAATTCCACAATTTTCTTGTCTCTTTCAAGCAATAAATTCCATGGGGACATACCTCAATCATTATGCAATGGTGCATATCTTCGAGTTCTTGATCTATCTAATAATTCCTTGAGTGGCACCATTCCCCAATGCCTCTACGCAATGGGTGAGTCCCTAGGGGTTCTGAATCTAAGGAGAAACAACCTCTCTGGTCCAATATCTGACAAATTTCCAGGAAATTGTGGTTTACAAACTCTAAGTCTCAATGGCAACCTACTAGATGGAATGTTACCCAAGTCTCTGGCCAATTGCGCAAATTTGGAGGTCTTGGACATAGGGAACAACCGTATTGAGGATGGTTTCCCATGTTACTTGAGGAACATATCCAGGTTACGTGTCCTTGTTCTGCGATCGAATAGTTTTAATGGGTCCATTGGTTGTAATGGGCCAAATGCCACCTGGCCGATGCTTCAGATTTTAGACCTAGCTTCAAACAACTTTACTGGtcaatttccaagaaaatcttTTTCTACCTGGAAGGCAATGAGGGCCAATGAAGATGAGGTCCACTCAGTGCTCAATCGCCTCCAATTTGAAGTCCTACAATTAGGTCAAATTTATTATCAAGATATGATAACAGTTACCAGTAAAGGTCTAGCAATTGAGCTGGTGAAAATTCTAACTGTTTTCACCTCAATTGACATTTCTGCCAACAAGCTTGATGGGTCAATACCAGAAGACATAGGAGAACTCAAATCACTATATATTTTCAACTTGTCACATAACGCTCTTACAGGCAATATCCCACCATCTCTGGGATATTTGTCTGAGCTGGAATCATTAGACTTGTCAAGCAACAAGCTCAAAGGGGAGATCCCTACACAGCTAACACGTCTTACGTTCCTGGCAGTCCTAAACCTTTCATCTAATCAGTTGGTGGGAAAAATTCCACAAGGCAATCAATTTAATACGTTTTCAAAGGATTCCTATGAACAGAACGAGGAATTATGTGGAAACCCTTTACCGACAAAATGCACAAGTGATAAATCTCCACCACCTTCAGCAACAAAAAAATCTAGACGCAAAATTACAACTACTTTGGTTGGATTTGATTGGCAGTTTATACTGACTGGATTGGGTTTTGGGGTCGGAGCTGCAGTTGTTGTTGCTCCCATAACATTTTgggagaaaggaagaaaatggcATGATGATAGCATTGATAAGATTCTTCTGGTGATTCTTCCAATGATGGGATTGTCTTATACTGGCTGTTATAATGCGAAGGTGGAGGCAGAGGAGAATACAGAAGACAGTGAAGACGACGACGATGATAATGAAATGGAAGATGAAGAAATTTGGGGCCGTTACTGTGTTATTTGTTCGAAACTTGACATCAGTAGGAAGAGGGTCATCCATGACCCTCTGTGTGCATGCCATAACTCACCCCgcatttcttctttttcctctacATACTCATCTTCTTCATAG
- the LOC126692426 gene encoding receptor like protein 22-like isoform X2, with the protein MSNCSLSGPLHSSFQKLQSLSVILLHNNNFSATPVPEFFANFRNLTSLRLSSCGLNGQFPEKIFQVPTLQTLDLSDNKQLSGTVQGFHSNGSLRSLVLSRTNFSGTLPDSIGNLKMLSRIDLSNCSFLGSIPSSMANLVQLFYLDMSSNSFTGPIPSLNMAKKLTQINISHNNLTGQINSTHWKDLTKVVNLDLRFNSLNGSIPVSLFSHPSLRNLQLSNNQFSGLLNESSNSSSSVLHTLDLSSNKLKGPIPMSVFELQGLKFLSLSSNNFDGSMQLNEIKQLTNLSNLDLSYNNLSIEYNGTNSSSSSFPQMATLKLVSCKLKTFPDFLKNQSKLTILDLSNNHIKQGVPNWIWKLSNLHYLNLSYNYLVMTLEGPLLSLSSLSVLDLHSNQLEGKLSDLPPVATYLDFSMNNFKSAIPASIGKSLNFTYFFSVSSNKFHGDIPQSLCNATNLQVLNLSNNTLNGTIPPCLIEMSKTLGVLDVRRNKLSGNISDTFPYHCGLQTLNLNGNRLEGVVPRSLVNCTNLEVFDIGNNEISDVFPCHLRSISKLRVLILRSNKFYGPINSCRRSRSKFFWPILQIVDLASNEFTGKLPRKFFSTWKAMLDEEDKVQSMLNYLQFSSHNGQFYYQDRITVTSKGLDIELVKILTIFTAIDISANKLEGPIPETIGELKSLYVLNLSNNALTGKIPLSLGTLSRLESLDLSSNNITGEIPMQLVGLTFLAALNLSFNQLVGPIPQGKQFGTFSNYSYMHNKELCGFPLTTHCTSDEAPPPSATPKSKGTSSTTLIGFDWQFILTGLGFGVGAAVVVAPLTFWEKGRKWHDDCINKILLVIFPMLGLSYRGCYNTKVEEDEDIGDENTKDCEDNGDEDEMEGEAFRGRYCVFCSKLDISRKRVIHGPQCTCHNSPPISASSSTFFIVTSS; encoded by the coding sequence ATGTCAAATTGTTCTCTTTCAGGACCTCTTCATTCTTCCTTTCAGAAGCTTCAGTCTCTCTCAGTTATTCTTCTCCATAATAACAATTTTTCTGCTACTCCAGTTCCAGAATTTTTTGCTAATTTCAGAAATTTGACGTCCTTGCGTCTTAGTTCTTGTGGATTGAATGGACAATTTCCAGAAAAGATTTTCCAGGTTCCAACACTGCAGACGCTTGACTTATCAGATAATAAACAACTGAGTGGTACTGTGCAAGGATTTCATTCCAATGGTTCTCTCAGGTCACTGGTGCTTAGCAGGACAAATTTTTCAGGGACACTGCCAGATTCTATTGGTAACCTTAAAATGTTGTCCAGAATAGATCTTTCAAATTGTAGTTTCCTTGGATCAATCCCGAGCTCTATGGCAAATCTTGTTCAGTTGTTTTATTTGGACATGTCATCAAACAGCTTCACAGGACCAATTCCATCACTCAACATGGCCAAGAAGTTGACTCAGATAAACATTTCTCATAATAATTTAACAGGTCAGATTAATTCCACTCATTGGAAAGATCTTACGAAAGTTGTTAATCTTGACTTGCGTTTCAATTCACTTAATGGTAGTATTCCAGTCTCTCTGTTTTCCCATCCATCATTGCGGAATCTACAGCTTTCCAACAACCAATTTTCTGGTCTACTCAATGAATCTTCCAACAGTTCTTCTTCAGTACTGCATACACTTGATTTGAGTAGCAACAAATTGAAAGGGCCAATACCAATGTCTGTCTTTGAACTTCAAGGTCTTAAGTTTCTCTCACTTTCTTCAAACAACTTTGATGGCTCCATGCAACTTAATGAGATTAAGCAGTTGACAAACCTTTCCAATCTTGATCTTTCGTACAACAACTTGTCGATTGAATATAATGGAACTAATTCTTCATCATCCTCCTTTCCCCAAATGGCCACATTAAAATTGGTTTCTTGCAAATTGAAGACTTTTCCAGATTTCTTGAAAAACCAATCCAAATTAACCATTCTAGACCTTTCAAATAACCACATTAAGCAAGGAGTTCCCAACTGGATTTGGAAACTTAGTAATCTTCATTACTTAAATCTCTCTTATAACTACCTGGTGATGACCTTAGAAGGACCTTTGCTCAGTCTTTCTAGTTTGAGTGTCCTAGACCTTCACTCCAACCAGCTTGAGGGGAAACTCTCAGATCTCCCACCAGTTGCCACATACTTGGATTTCTCAATGAACAACTTCAAATCTGCCATACCAGCTAGCATTGGTAAATCCCTTAATTTTACTTATTTCTTCTCAGTTTCAAGCAATAAGTTCCACGGGGATATCCCTCAATCATTATGCAATGCTACAAATCTTCAAGTTCTTAATTTGTCTAATAATACCCTGAATGGAACGATTCCCCCATGCTTAATTGAGATGAGTAAGACTCTTGGGGTGTTGGATGTGAGGAGAAACAAACTAAGTGGCAATATATCTGAtacatttccataccattgtgGTTTGCAAACACTAAATCTCAATGGAAACCGACTTGAAGGAGTGGTACCAAGGTCTCTGGTCAATTGCACAAATTTGGAGGTCTTTGACATTGGGAACAATGAGATCAGCGATGTCTTCCCATGTCATTTGAGAAGCATATCCAAGTTGCGTGTCCTTATCTTGCGATCTAACAAATTTTATGGGCCTATTAATAGTTGTAGAAGATCAAGATCAAAGTTCTTCTGGCCAATTCTTCAAATTGTAGACCTAGCTTCAAACGAATTTACTGGTAAGCTTCCAAGAAAATTCTTTTCTACTTGGAAGGCAATGCTGGATGAAGAAGACAAGGTCCAGTCAATGCTCAATTACCTCCAATTTAGTTCCCATAATGGTCAGTTTTATTATCAAGATAGGATAACAGTTACCAGTAAAGGTCTAGACATTGAGCTGGTGAAAATTCTAACTATTTTCACCGCGATTGACATTTCTGCCAACAAGCTTGAAGGGCCAATACCAGAAACTATTGGAGAACTCAAATCACTATATGTTCTCAACTTGTCAAATAATGCTCTTACGGGAAAAATCCCACTATCTTTAGGAACTTTGTCTCGGCTGGAATCATTAGACTTGTCAAGCAACAATATCACAGGGGAGATCCCTATGCAACTTGTAGGTCTTACTTTCCTGGCAGCCCTAAACCTTTCATTCAATCAATTGGTGGGGCCAATTCCACAAGGCAAGCAATTTGGTACGTTTTCAAATTATTCCTATATGCATAACAAGGAGTTATGTGGGTTCCCTTTGACGACACACTGCACAAGTGATGaagctccaccaccttcagCAACACCAAAATCTAAAGGCACAAGTTCAACTACTTTGATTGGATTTGATTGGCAGTTCATACTGACCGGATTGGGTTTTGGGGTTGGAGCAGCAGTTGTTGTTGCTCCCTTAACATTTtgggaaaaaggaagaaaatggcATGACGATTGCATTAATAAGATTCTACTGGTGATTTTTCCAATGTTGGGATTGTCTTACAGAGGCTGCTATAATACAAAGGTTGAGGAAGATGAAGATATTGGAGATGAGAACACAAAAGATTGTGAAGACAATGGTGATGAAGATGAGATGGAAGGTGAAGCATTTCGTGGGCGATACTGTGTTTTTTGTTCTAAACTCGACATCAGTAGAAAGAGGGTCATCCATGGCCCTCAATGTACATGCCATAACTCACCCCCTATTTCTGCTTCTTCCTCTACATTCTTCATAGTCACATCATCTTAG